The candidate division KSB1 bacterium genome includes a region encoding these proteins:
- a CDS encoding CotH kinase family protein, giving the protein MSANIATIVDDDGNYSDWIEIYNAGIQRVDLMGFGLSDNPSRPFKWQFPKIAIEPGQFLLLFASGKDIRTVPIHWETIIDWGDEWKYLVPSAEPAPNWRTLEFDDSNWLTGPSGFGYDDNDDATQLGSPDPFQPSPISVFIRKTIYIENPAEIIGAILHVDYDDGFVAYWNGEEIARANIGFVGVPPAYNQFATRPAEARIYRGGEPEKFVVENLSTVLRPGTNVIAMEVHNSELYSSDLTLIPFLTLQMNAVPSQARGPSRHLKFPPSPKLHTNFKLKAAGETLCLSDATGKLIDHVNFGYLPTDVSFGRQPDGAATWRFFESATPNGPNINTGYQAMLEPPQFSHPAGLYDRALVLELISTTPGATIHYTLDGSIPTEDSPQYQQPIAIDKTTVVRARAFAPTWLPSRAITQTYIVNQNFTIPIISIATDPMNLWDHETGIYVFGDHADTLNYPFWGSNFWQDWERPIHIEFFEPDGKLGFSIDAGVQIFGSWSRLYPQKSLAVFARNRYGDDAINYQIFPDKPIQEFQSIILRNSGQDWGRTMFRDAMMHYLVKDLDLDVQAYRPAVVFLNGEFWGIHNIREKMSEHYLASNRGVDPENIDFIERDTMVIKGSTDHYRRLLDYVANHDMRLASSYDYVKTQMDVENFNDYMLTVMFYANSDWPWNNVKCWRPRTPQGKWRWLLYDLDYGFHGGHLGPDANLFREIRNQKNGTTLLFFKLLDNEAHRRLFANQFADRLNSVFEPSRVIEVINQFKAGIEPEMPKHIARWKGSFVGPWWLGKSIDSMEEWYGHIQVLIDFAQRRPDYVRQHIMNEFKLWDGVAFVQLNVVPASAGRIRINSLIPRDYPWSGIYFIDLPITLTAIPKLGYQFKKWIGANPTDSLSISTMIQNGQVITAVFEPTGISAVPVVINEINYQSSPAFDTEDWLELHNFGDTEIDLSGWVLMDSNDDHRFTFPENCIIPAKGYFVICRSAATFRRFFPKVLNQTGDLDFGFSSEGELLRLYDAAGQLIDSVHYGVTYPWPEAARGEGYSLELRDPKLDNGLPQSWLASTRIGGTPGTANSAIQTRVAASLGIGLPFELAQNYPNPFNAQTTIRFSLPQEQRVILKIFNIRGEEVMTLIDGTLLGGLHEIHWDGRNRLGERVRSGIYFCLLMAGQEHEVRKMILME; this is encoded by the coding sequence ATGTCCGCTAACATCGCCACGATTGTTGATGACGATGGGAATTATTCGGATTGGATCGAGATATATAATGCCGGAATTCAAAGAGTCGATCTTATGGGTTTTGGTCTCTCTGATAACCCTTCGCGTCCGTTCAAATGGCAATTCCCTAAAATTGCGATCGAGCCGGGGCAATTTCTGCTATTGTTTGCTTCAGGCAAGGACATTCGCACCGTTCCGATCCATTGGGAGACCATCATCGATTGGGGGGATGAATGGAAATATTTGGTGCCGAGTGCTGAACCAGCACCCAATTGGCGGACACTTGAGTTCGATGATTCTAATTGGCTTACTGGCCCGAGCGGTTTCGGATATGATGATAATGATGATGCCACTCAACTTGGTTCGCCGGACCCATTCCAGCCCTCCCCTATCTCGGTTTTTATACGAAAGACCATTTACATTGAAAATCCAGCCGAAATCATTGGAGCGATTTTGCATGTAGATTACGACGATGGCTTTGTGGCCTATTGGAATGGCGAAGAAATCGCTCGAGCGAACATAGGTTTTGTCGGCGTCCCACCGGCTTATAACCAATTTGCTACCCGACCTGCGGAGGCGCGCATATATCGCGGTGGTGAGCCAGAAAAATTTGTCGTTGAAAACCTGTCAACTGTTTTGCGCCCCGGTACAAATGTTATTGCGATGGAAGTGCACAATTCCGAGCTATATTCATCAGACTTGACGCTGATCCCGTTTTTGACGCTCCAAATGAACGCGGTCCCTTCGCAGGCGCGAGGTCCTTCGCGCCACCTGAAATTTCCGCCATCGCCGAAATTGCATACCAATTTTAAGCTCAAAGCAGCAGGCGAGACGCTCTGCCTCAGCGATGCAACCGGTAAATTGATTGATCACGTCAATTTCGGCTATCTTCCCACCGATGTCTCTTTTGGCCGCCAACCTGATGGTGCCGCTACCTGGCGCTTCTTTGAATCTGCCACTCCAAACGGGCCGAACATTAACACTGGCTATCAGGCCATGCTTGAACCACCACAATTTTCGCATCCGGCCGGATTATACGATCGCGCTCTGGTTCTGGAGCTGATCAGCACTACCCCAGGGGCGACCATCCATTATACGCTTGATGGATCAATCCCAACTGAAGATTCGCCACAATATCAGCAGCCAATCGCCATCGACAAAACGACGGTGGTCCGAGCCAGAGCCTTCGCTCCCACCTGGCTTCCCAGCAGGGCCATAACCCAGACTTATATTGTGAATCAAAATTTCACGATCCCAATTATTTCGATCGCCACAGATCCGATGAACCTCTGGGATCATGAGACAGGCATTTACGTCTTTGGCGATCATGCCGATACACTGAACTATCCGTTTTGGGGGTCAAATTTCTGGCAAGATTGGGAACGTCCCATTCATATCGAGTTTTTTGAGCCAGATGGAAAATTGGGATTTAGCATCGATGCCGGGGTACAGATCTTCGGATCGTGGAGTCGGCTTTATCCACAGAAATCGCTGGCCGTGTTCGCCCGCAATCGCTATGGCGACGATGCCATCAATTATCAGATTTTTCCTGATAAACCAATCCAAGAATTTCAGTCCATTATTTTGAGGAATTCTGGTCAAGATTGGGGCCGCACGATGTTCCGCGACGCGATGATGCATTATCTGGTCAAAGATTTGGACCTTGATGTCCAGGCTTACCGACCCGCAGTGGTTTTCTTGAATGGCGAATTCTGGGGAATTCACAATATTCGTGAGAAGATGAGCGAACACTATCTGGCATCGAACCGCGGAGTCGACCCAGAAAATATCGATTTCATCGAGCGGGATACCATGGTCATCAAGGGGAGCACCGATCATTACCGCCGCCTGCTCGATTACGTGGCCAATCACGATATGCGACTGGCTTCAAGCTATGACTATGTGAAGACCCAAATGGATGTGGAGAATTTCAATGACTACATGCTGACGGTCATGTTTTACGCGAATTCTGATTGGCCCTGGAATAATGTAAAATGTTGGCGTCCCAGAACCCCACAAGGAAAATGGCGCTGGTTGCTCTATGATCTCGATTATGGATTTCACGGCGGCCATCTCGGGCCAGATGCCAACCTTTTTAGAGAAATTCGAAACCAAAAAAACGGAACAACGTTGTTGTTTTTCAAATTGCTGGACAATGAAGCGCATCGCAGGTTATTTGCCAACCAATTTGCGGACCGTTTGAATAGTGTCTTCGAGCCAAGCCGCGTGATCGAGGTGATCAACCAATTCAAAGCTGGTATTGAGCCAGAGATGCCGAAGCATATCGCCCGCTGGAAAGGCTCTTTTGTTGGCCCTTGGTGGTTGGGAAAATCCATCGATTCCATGGAGGAATGGTACGGCCATATCCAAGTGCTGATCGATTTTGCACAGCGCCGGCCTGATTATGTTCGACAGCACATCATGAACGAGTTCAAACTCTGGGATGGAGTGGCTTTTGTCCAATTGAATGTCGTTCCAGCTAGCGCTGGCCGCATTCGCATCAACAGCCTGATCCCCAGAGATTATCCATGGAGCGGCATCTATTTTATTGATCTACCAATCACACTAACCGCCATTCCCAAGCTCGGTTATCAGTTCAAAAAATGGATCGGCGCAAATCCGACAGATTCGTTGTCCATTTCGACCATGATCCAAAATGGCCAGGTGATAACCGCGGTTTTTGAGCCAACAGGAATTTCTGCCGTGCCAGTGGTGATCAATGAGATCAATTATCAATCGTCACCAGCTTTTGACACAGAGGATTGGCTCGAGCTCCATAATTTTGGGGATACTGAGATTGATTTGTCTGGTTGGGTGCTGATGGATAGTAACGATGACCATCGGTTTACGTTTCCTGAAAATTGCATTATTCCAGCAAAAGGCTACTTCGTCATCTGTCGCAGCGCAGCGACTTTTAGGCGTTTTTTTCCCAAAGTATTGAATCAAACCGGTGATTTGGATTTTGGGTTTAGCAGTGAGGGCGAACTGCTTCGATTGTACGATGCCGCAGGCCAATTGATCGATTCGGTTCATTACGGGGTAACTTATCCCTGGCCCGAAGCGGCTCGAGGCGAGGGCTATTCATTAGAGCTTCGCGATCCGAAACTAGATAATGGATTGCCGCAGAGCTGGTTGGCCTCGACCCGTATCGGCGGGACCCCAGGAACTGCCAATAGTGCGATTCAGACAAGAGTAGCAGCCTCATTGGGAATAGGGCTCCCCTTTGAATTGGCTCAAAATTATCCCAATCCGTTCAATGCGCAAACGACAATTCGCTTCTCCCTGCCCCAGGAACAACGGGTGATTTTGAAAATTTTCAACATTCGTGGCGAGGAAGTGATGACGTTGATCGATGGAACACTGCTGGGAGGCCTTCACGAAATTCATTGGGACGGCAGGAATCGACTTGGCGAGAGGGTCCGATCTGGAATTTATTTTTGCTTGCTGATGGCTGGGCAGGAACATGAAGTGAGGAAAATGATTTTAATGGAATGA
- a CDS encoding T9SS type A sorting domain-containing protein gives MTIIKPIDLSSGLMDSSILVKTDPELSSNLIRKIFDGNQLTEAALFTSDSLVVTLKLINPVEISRSKVFFWHNGKWSLETAETETDLQNKTGSYRILVNNADFFSFQWDSVSFETMKPTWLRLNARNYESKMMLIGEWQLLTTHNLIGLKIMPQPLRLIPGTSLKLKVKIYDDRGVLYPYTLSDPIYWNSDNPNVAIVDDVGLITGIALGSANVIAATPKLKGTTAVTVETDFTSPKAKPLYRKVAVVIQDQIIDFTHKRRIHEVRGWNDPMRYIYQLIDTFNEVSDGVVQYQIADVRNDQVVFSRMDGEFMTIDTLAYFFGSNSRLYGRETPGTLQYIAEIENRVKFDYNAMIDYYDFANKRNMEMIHEVWVYAWPFAAMYESQLVGPNAFWYNSPPLSHPGLQKQLPVMGWNYERDLACALESYGHRSESAISHAFGGWNTRSPNPTDWDIFTRIDKDFPGMAHVGSIHFPPNGLHDYDFANPRYVVTYADNWKRYPIILNQTRVINASEWGFSHEGYMRWWFNHLPRYEGVTDSMLNNWWHYIVDYEGAVEQAKRLLTKVTNETPHGTPRHYRLEQNYPNPFNPTTKIRFELAADQQVVVKLYDLLGREVKTLLHQWYSSGRHEITLDGSELASGIYFYRIQAGSFTATKKCILLK, from the coding sequence ATGACCATTATCAAACCGATCGACCTCTCCAGCGGGCTGATGGACAGCTCCATCCTGGTCAAAACAGATCCGGAGCTATCTTCTAATCTGATTCGAAAAATTTTTGATGGCAATCAACTCACGGAAGCTGCGCTCTTTACTTCCGATAGCTTGGTCGTTACATTAAAACTCATAAATCCAGTCGAGATTTCTCGGAGCAAAGTGTTCTTCTGGCATAATGGCAAATGGAGCTTAGAAACAGCCGAAACAGAAACCGATTTGCAAAACAAAACTGGCTCTTATCGCATCCTTGTCAACAACGCTGACTTTTTCAGTTTTCAATGGGATTCGGTCTCATTTGAGACGATGAAACCCACATGGTTAAGGCTGAACGCCCGAAATTATGAGAGCAAGATGATGCTTATTGGCGAATGGCAACTGCTGACCACCCATAATCTCATCGGTCTGAAGATCATGCCTCAACCTTTGCGGCTCATTCCTGGAACATCGCTCAAGCTCAAAGTGAAAATCTATGACGATCGAGGCGTCCTTTATCCTTATACGCTCTCTGATCCGATCTACTGGAATTCCGATAATCCAAATGTTGCAATTGTGGACGATGTAGGTTTAATCACTGGAATTGCCCTGGGCTCTGCGAATGTGATTGCCGCAACACCGAAATTGAAAGGGACCACGGCCGTGACTGTCGAGACCGATTTCACATCTCCCAAGGCCAAACCATTATATCGCAAAGTGGCGGTTGTGATCCAAGATCAGATCATCGACTTCACGCATAAGCGCCGAATCCATGAGGTGCGCGGTTGGAATGACCCGATGCGATACATCTATCAATTGATCGATACATTCAACGAAGTCAGCGATGGCGTGGTGCAATACCAGATTGCTGACGTTCGGAACGACCAGGTTGTTTTCAGCCGCATGGATGGAGAGTTCATGACGATCGATACCTTGGCTTATTTTTTCGGCTCCAATTCGCGGCTTTATGGGCGAGAAACGCCTGGGACGTTGCAATACATCGCTGAAATCGAGAACCGAGTCAAATTTGACTATAACGCGATGATCGATTATTATGATTTTGCCAATAAGCGAAACATGGAAATGATTCATGAGGTCTGGGTGTATGCCTGGCCTTTTGCGGCGATGTACGAATCGCAACTGGTCGGCCCAAATGCATTCTGGTACAACTCCCCCCCACTGTCGCATCCTGGTTTGCAGAAGCAATTGCCTGTGATGGGCTGGAATTATGAACGAGACCTGGCCTGCGCTTTGGAGAGCTACGGACACCGCTCCGAAAGCGCCATCTCCCATGCTTTTGGTGGCTGGAACACGCGCTCGCCCAATCCAACCGACTGGGATATTTTCACGCGGATTGACAAGGATTTCCCTGGTATGGCTCACGTGGGAAGCATCCATTTTCCGCCCAATGGCTTACACGATTATGACTTCGCGAATCCGCGGTATGTGGTGACCTACGCTGATAATTGGAAACGCTACCCGATCATTTTAAATCAAACTCGAGTAATTAATGCCAGTGAATGGGGATTTTCGCATGAGGGTTACATGCGCTGGTGGTTCAATCACCTGCCGCGCTATGAAGGCGTGACAGATAGCATGCTGAATAATTGGTGGCACTATATCGTGGATTATGAGGGTGCGGTGGAACAGGCCAAGCGGCTGCTAACAAAGGTCACAAACGAAACTCCCCATGGCACTCCTCGACATTATCGATTGGAGCAAAACTATCCGAACCCTTTTAATCCTACGACGAAGATTCGGTTTGAATTAGCCGCCGATCAGCAAGTTGTGGTGAAGTTGTATGACCTGTTGGGCAGAGAGGTGAAAACATTGTTGCATCAGTGGTATTCTTCTGGACGTCATGAGATCACTCTCGATGGCAGCGAATTAGCCAGTGGCATCTACTTCTATCGGATTCAGGCGGGAAGTTTTACGGCCACGAAGAAATGTATTTTACTCAAGTAG
- a CDS encoding Cof-type HAD-IIB family hydrolase — protein MKSEQYKKSFFENMISQPLIMVVSDLDGTLLGPDHRISEQDYQLLQLLKTKNVYRVVATGRSVYSANKVLPTEFPIDYLIFSSGAGVMDWTQQEILLERSLTASETAFLANFLIQLKMDFMIQMPIPDNHHFLFFDSQVRPNPDFWRRIEIYQGFAAPLQQPIDTIGASSEFVVIIPDGVTVYDQIKCQLPQFNVIRATSALDGKSIWVEILPKNVSKATATAWLCERLGCPREMVLGIGNDYNDLDLLNWTGHSFVVENAPIELKNKFRCTASNAESGFSHAVREWFPQLLE, from the coding sequence ATGAAAAGTGAACAGTACAAAAAGTCATTTTTTGAAAATATGATATCCCAACCTTTGATAATGGTCGTTTCGGATCTGGATGGAACTTTGTTAGGGCCAGATCATCGGATCAGTGAGCAAGATTATCAATTGCTGCAATTGCTTAAAACCAAAAATGTTTATCGAGTGGTGGCGACTGGTCGCTCGGTGTATTCCGCTAATAAAGTTCTGCCAACCGAATTCCCGATTGATTATTTGATTTTCTCTTCTGGAGCGGGGGTAATGGATTGGACCCAGCAGGAAATCTTGTTAGAACGATCATTAACAGCTTCAGAGACTGCCTTCCTTGCAAACTTTCTCATTCAATTAAAGATGGATTTCATGATTCAGATGCCCATTCCGGACAACCATCATTTCCTTTTTTTTGACTCTCAGGTCAGACCCAATCCCGATTTTTGGCGGCGCATCGAAATCTACCAAGGTTTTGCGGCTCCGCTCCAGCAACCAATTGATACCATTGGAGCTAGTAGTGAATTTGTCGTGATCATCCCAGATGGGGTAACAGTTTATGATCAGATTAAATGCCAATTGCCCCAATTTAATGTTATTCGTGCCACCTCGGCGTTAGATGGCAAATCAATTTGGGTTGAGATACTTCCCAAAAATGTGTCCAAAGCTACCGCGACTGCTTGGCTTTGCGAACGATTGGGTTGTCCAAGAGAAATGGTGCTGGGAATCGGGAACGACTATAATGATCTGGATCTATTAAATTGGACTGGGCATAGTTTTGTTGTCGAAAATGCACCAATTGAATTGAAAAATAAATTTCGATGCACCGCGAGTAATGCCGAAAGCGGCTTTAGCCACGCGGTGCGCGAATGGTTTCCACAGCTACTTGAGTAA